A DNA window from Xanthomonas campestris pv. campestris str. ATCC 33913 contains the following coding sequences:
- a CDS encoding multifunctional CCA addition/repair protein: MKIYLVGGAVRDALLGQPAGDRDWVVVGADQAQMQALGYKPVGKDFPVFLHPRSGEEYALARTERKSGRGYRGFVVDADPSVTLEEDLLRRDFTINAIARDEASGEVFDPYGGVRDLQQRVLRHVGPAFVEDPVRVLRAARFMARLAPLGFGIAPETAALMREMADSGELDSLVPERVWQELRRVLGSAQPSAFLRTLHDTGALRAILPELDALYGVPQRAEFHPEVDTGVHQEMVSDMAARLAPGDALVGFAALTHDLGKALTPPEQWPRHVMHEQRGVAPLQALCERLKVPQDYRQLAVTACREHLNVHRLPELRDRTVHELLVRCDGFRRPERIAQLALVCEADKRGRLGSEEAAYPQGPELQRVHAAALAINARDLAADGLQGPQIGEALASARIAAIAQARSLRQ, from the coding sequence TGGGCTACAAGCCGGTGGGCAAGGATTTCCCCGTATTCCTGCACCCGCGCAGCGGCGAGGAATACGCGCTGGCACGCACCGAGCGCAAGTCCGGGCGTGGCTACCGTGGCTTTGTCGTGGACGCCGACCCGTCGGTGACGCTCGAAGAAGACCTGCTGCGCCGCGACTTCACCATCAATGCGATTGCACGCGACGAAGCCAGCGGCGAAGTGTTCGACCCGTATGGCGGCGTACGCGATCTGCAGCAACGCGTGTTGCGGCATGTGGGCCCGGCGTTTGTGGAAGACCCGGTGCGCGTGCTGCGTGCGGCGCGCTTCATGGCACGGTTGGCGCCGCTGGGGTTTGGCATTGCGCCGGAAACCGCCGCGCTGATGCGCGAGATGGCCGACAGCGGCGAACTGGACAGCCTGGTGCCCGAACGCGTATGGCAGGAGCTGCGCCGCGTGCTGGGCAGTGCGCAGCCTTCCGCGTTCCTGCGCACCTTGCACGACACCGGCGCGCTGCGCGCCATCCTGCCCGAGCTCGACGCGCTGTACGGCGTGCCGCAGCGTGCCGAGTTCCATCCGGAAGTGGATACCGGCGTGCACCAGGAGATGGTCAGCGACATGGCTGCGCGGCTTGCGCCCGGCGATGCGCTGGTGGGATTTGCAGCGCTCACCCATGACCTGGGCAAGGCGCTGACCCCGCCGGAGCAATGGCCGCGCCATGTGATGCATGAGCAGCGCGGCGTGGCCCCGTTGCAGGCGCTGTGCGAGCGGCTGAAAGTGCCGCAGGACTATCGCCAGCTTGCGGTCACCGCCTGCCGCGAACATCTCAACGTGCATCGCTTGCCCGAACTGCGCGACCGCACCGTGCATGAGCTGCTGGTGCGGTGCGACGGCTTCCGTCGGCCGGAGCGCATCGCCCAACTGGCGCTGGTCTGTGAGGCGGACAAGCGCGGCCGGTTGGGCAGCGAAGAAGCCGCATACCCGCAAGGGCCGGAACTGCAGCGTGTGCACGCCGCGGCGCTGGCGATCAATGCGCGTGATCTTGCGGCAGACGGTTTGCAGGGCCCGCAGATTGGTGAGGCATTGGCCAGTGCGCGCATCGCCGCCATTGCACAGGCGCGCAGCTTGCGTCAGTAA